In Phragmites australis chromosome 18, lpPhrAust1.1, whole genome shotgun sequence, the genomic window AGTGAAATTACACCCTGCTTCATAAGGTTACTCAACAGTCCAGAGACAAATGGTTGCGGGCCACCAACTTGTGATGATGATGGACCCATCTGCAGTGAAGCAGGAGGTGGTCCAGGAGGTAATGGTGGCATAGGAAAACTGGGCGTAGACGGCACACCATAGGGTGGCACAGCAGGTGGAACAGAAAAAGAACTTGGCAGAAGTGGAACTGGTGGCATTGCTGCACCACCTCCTTGGAACGGTGCAGACATGCCAGGAGCAAAGCTTCTAAATGCCTCCTGATGGTtaggatggggatggggatgaaACTGTGGCGGAAGATGAGGCTGAGCTTGGTTTCCCAAAATCGTACCTTGATTTTGTTGATTGGATGACAACAAATCTGGGTGTTGATATGGTGGTTGAGCTAAGCTACCAGTAATTACTGTTTTCCGATCCAAGGCATTATATTGATGTCGCGGAACAAAGACAGATGAATTGGTTTCTTGGCTACTAAATGGCCTAATTTCTAGACTATCAGTTGCACTTCTAACATGTTTTGTATCAGGTGGAATTGGTGGTAAAGTTTGTGACTGGATATGATGAAGAGGAGGCCATTCTATTGGAGCAGGAGCAGGTGACGACCTGTGCTTCTCCACCAAGGGCATATCTACATTCAAAGCATCAAAGGTACCACCAATGGCCAACCTCTTGGCTGGCATTTCACCGTCAGCAGACTGTGGTATTCTATTAAGTACTGGTGAATGTTCAGGTGCTTGTACTCGCAATGGCAGACCAGTAGGATGCTGCCAAGGTGGAGCTGACATGGTAGAAATTCTCCCATGATTGAGGTTATGTTCAGAACTCTGGTGCTCCAAAAGAGCTCCATTCTGAATATCAAAATTGCTTGGATATCTCCTAATAGTGGACACATCAACATGCtgcaagggaaaaaaagaaaacatttcTATGTCAATAGGAATTTAAGTAGATTCATACAAATACAAAGTGTCATGCGTCTGCATCTGAATTATATTTGGTGCATCGATAAAAATGTTGAAAAATTTCCAATTAAACTTAAGTCAATAAAGTGGTGAAAGAATATATAAACTCCCGAAGGCTACTGGGAAATCATGCCCTAGTCCTGCTCATCGTACAAGCActcttgaaaaaaattcaattttttgcgTAAAATAGGGCACGCATTATGTAACACTCAAATTCTGAAGTACAAAGAAGTGAACTACCGAAACATTACCATGCTTAAGTTACTTCCCTAACGGTATATGTGAGAAAACAAAATGTTGTTTTTCTAAGCTTTGGATAAATATGACAAGCATCGGTATAAAGAGAAAGTATAGACGAAGACAATGTAATTACTCCTTTCAGTCAAGAAGGGTCACCATAGGATGCATGTGATTAAATCTTTTGAAATTTGGCAACAATATCTTTTTATATAACTAGACTGGCCAACTGAAAAATTTATATGGGTACATTTGATGTTACTCGTAAAGAATACGTACATAACAGTATATTTTTTATCAGTGTTCTAAAAGGCTCTAGGCAGGCAGCGGGGTGCCACCTAGGCTCCACCGGCCAACTGGCATATAGGGGCCATGTAGCAGGTGGCCTTAGTTAAggagaggaaaaggaggagaggaagtgGAGGGTGCAAAAGGTCATGGTGTTGCTGGTCCTTcgctgcctcctcccctccACTGGTGGCCATGGCTGCAAGAGGCCGAACTAACTAATTACAGCAAAAGCATGACAACTCGTGGCCCTTTTAGAACaatgatttttacaaatatattataaGAAAAATCGGTAATCCAACTTGTGTACTTGAGACTGTAATTTTTTtgtgaaaagaaaagagaagcctTTAAGGAGGACGTAAAAGAttaaaaaagatatttcatgtaGCAGTAGGAGTGATGATGGACACACAGTGTAATGTTAATGTTACTATtcactgtaattaaagaaagATCAGAAAAGCATACACCGGTAGCAGTAATCCTATCTTCGAGATTTGAGGGTGGCCCATCAACTGATGATCGTGGGGCTAGGCTTGGGTAACTGTGCCTTCCAATATCTGATTCCAATAGTCCAGCATTTGACCCAGGAAATCCAGCTTTCATGGTTCCAGGGGGAGGTAAAGATGGCAAGCTGCTTCTGATTCGGTCAGTCAAAGTAGGACTCATGTCCTCCCAAGAATACTCTTCTTCCTCTGAAGTGAGCCAATTTCGGGCACTAGATTTGCTAGCCATCCCATTTGAATCCAGACGCTGCATCTTGGTAAGTCTTTCATCAGCATCTCTGCCTTGACAATTCCCGTATGCATCAATAAGTTCTCTTGCACTTTGCTTCCTATACTCTTCATCAAGCATGCTGATTGTAGGCCGCTGTACACCGTTGTCAAAAACCCATCTTGACCTACCATTTCGATCAGGCAGTCTTCTGGTGTCAGGTACCAATACAGAATGAGATGGTGGTAGCCTCTCTAGTGCTCTCTTGGGGGACAAGTTCCTTGGAAGCACATCAAGAGGTGGTGATCTGGACAAGGTTCTTCTTGAATTGGCTAACGGCCCATCTGGATTGACATCAGAGGGATGTGTGCTCAGAAGATGTGATGGTGTAGCCCTTATCACTCCAGTAAGAGATCGAAATGACTCTTGCTGATCAGGATCATCAGCATACTGCATTGTAGATTTCTGCCCATATGATTCCAACTCAGATTATGAGCCATCACAAGTAAAAGGCAAATGCTGCAGTATAAGCAAAAAAAGAAGCAGCAATAGCATTTCACAACTTagattaaaacaaaaaaaatacagatGAGCAGTTTTATTACATTGAAGTACATGGGTTCCATTTCACCTGGAGAAAAATAAAGCACCTTACATTGTCTTGAGCGATATAAAGTCATTTACATAAGTTTGACTGTTTGAGAAAAAACTGCAATACTAAATCAGGAATAAGAGTTGGTAGGAGCTCTTGGAAGGCTTGGAACAGAGGCGGAGTAAACATGCCACATACTTGTTTCTATCTTAAATAAATATAGTCATTCCCCcaaaaatcaacaaagaaaagGTTTTTTCTTTCGCCAACCATAAGGAGATCAAAACAAGCATAAGATGGTTGTTTCCATAGCAAGCATTATTAAGTGCTATAAGGGTATATGTATGCCTGGAAGACAGGCTTGGAGCAGGAGACTGGGTGAAGGAATGAGAAAGGAGCAATGAAGGAAGATGCAAGCTCAATACCTGGAGCTTTGAAGAATGTCGTCCGCACAAACCGTTCGATATTAACCCATTTATCTGATCCTCATCCAGATCAGCCATTTGCCTGGTGCCACAAGTTGCTGGCTGATGCACCTGATTTTTaagagaaaagggaaaaagggaCAAACTTAGACAAAAAGCATGCTTTGACACAAAGGCTATGACAGAATACAACATGTCAATACAATATGCTTTGCAATAATACAATACCCTATTTTCAGATATTTGTcagacagaaaaaaaaaatgcttgaaTCACGACAAATACACCAGAGGTTATACTATCTACTTGATATTCACAAAAGTCTTACCGAATTGGCCTGCTTGGTTTTTTGTTGTGCTTCCAAATACTTAGGATTTACATGTATGCCATGAGATGGCCTAGGAGATAGCGACTCTGACTGATGCAGATTTGTCGCTGTGGCAGGACGCTTATTCTCTGAGGGGGAAAATTGAAGGTCATCCTCGATGCCACGGAGCACAGAAGAGGGAAACACTGGCCACCAGGTACGAAAGAGGT contains:
- the LOC133898738 gene encoding polyadenylation and cleavage factor homolog 4-like, encoding MAGPAAGQVLERFRARLREEAGGGGEPGAAAVVRVYAEALRELTFNCKPVITELTIIAGQHAALAARGIAEAVCARVAEVPPDQILPSLYLLDSIVKNIGREYVEHFAARLQKVFCDAYCRVHPNQYASMRHLFRTWWPVFPSSVLRGIEDDLQFSPSENKRPATATNLHQSESLSPRPSHGIHVNPKYLEAQQKTKQANSVHQPATCGTRQMADLDEDQINGLISNGLCGRHSSKLQKSTMQYADDPDQQESFRSLTGVIRATPSHLLSTHPSDVNPDGPLANSRRTLSRSPPLDVLPRNLSPKRALERLPPSHSVLVPDTRRLPDRNGRSRWVFDNGVQRPTISMLDEEYRKQSARELIDAYGNCQGRDADERLTKMQRLDSNGMASKSSARNWLTSEEEEYSWEDMSPTLTDRIRSSLPSLPPPGTMKAGFPGSNAGLLESDIGRHSYPSLAPRSSVDGPPSNLEDRITATGHVDVSTIRRYPSNFDIQNGALLEHQSSEHNLNHGRISTMSAPPWQHPTGLPLRVQAPEHSPVLNRIPQSADGEMPAKRLAIGGTFDALNVDMPLVEKHRSSPAPAPIEWPPLHHIQSQTLPPIPPDTKHVRSATDSLEIRPFSSQETNSSVFVPRHQYNALDRKTVITGSLAQPPYQHPDLLSSNQQNQGTILGNQAQPHLPPQFHPHPHPNHQEAFRSFAPGMSAPFQGGGAAMPPVPLLPSSFSVPPAVPPYGVPSTPSFPMPPLPPGPPPASLQMGPSSSQVGGPQPFVSGLLSNLMKQGVISLEPPSQPQDSVGVDFSVDLKVRNESVISALYQDLPRQCKTCGLRFKCQEEHRAHMDWHVTKNRNSKNRKQSSRKYFVTAVEWLRAAETVGNDGVPAFVPSDPVPDRKEEREMAVPADEEQTVCALCQEPFEDFYSDETEEWMYKGAVYMNAPDGNIDGLEGSQLGPIVHAKCRSGPSNTS